In the Magnetococcales bacterium genome, one interval contains:
- a CDS encoding CapA family protein: MLPLIIVSGLRNRRRTANALAHLLTLAGERVGLTTSGGTFVSGCEGAPPQDISEGLVRLVGDRSVSVVVGEARPREVSKGGLGRDTCTVAAILGAVGEDASGSRKKSSSNDALQRIMQTASKGVVINGDDPNVLALTKDYPAQRLCLFSADSENQHMQRHRDKGHPTVILASHEGRPALIHWDKGRPLFAIVVGHLNQGKGLLPRMALHASALAWMLGMPPEKIILGIRTLTRELLARPLAIEMIRGFAFRGVVAQVGDPSGIKPVLTLSQKLSGKAARLNALLTEKGKVEGESRSVWDGVEKQASRYICVGEAGVGWLLQEGVSRERICQAADSNQALELALLNTRPGEWLTLLCDDLSKVVGWIDLYRQQRGKGASKPSAPLISDAKEGDQGSTAKTLEKKAAPKKTAIPEKKNLPKKEAARKQVSLSPNGSVSDKKRAGSGGIKRRKRKKTLWTGAEIARAVNGRWISKNGDDLEVKGFSHVEYYKFLDFGPGEGDEHVGNLMFTTNPKWSRTWDRKWDGLKKWPSLSRQVSQFFKDGAAMAVVHKIPRELPKDKPLLLVDDSRQALDDLTRAARERFQGRVIAITGSVGKTTTIETLKHILRKQGRTGSTIQNRNHARGIAGTLILTPPDLDYGVFEIAVSAADKSHFVRPHVVIITEIQRGHMVYFHTLEGVADKKGEVIDGLEPGGTAILNRDMQLFSRLKNRAEQREDLRVVTYGRHREADVRLVESTLAATGSRVEATVFGKPVTYDLSLAGEHMIANSLAVLAAVEAAGGDWRQAARDMASLGNMPKRMERLTLPFKGGQIHLIDDTYNANPGSLKAALKVLAMQQPQGQGGRIAVLGAFREMGRKSAQLHAECADEVIAAGVARLFTTGEDMAYLRERVPVGQQGFHGEDPERFTAAVLQELRADDIVLVKGSFHLPPIDRLVKALKEPGGVVKVKSSRASPQPEIPAPSDQAPVEAEAIKRAALPVVDTTPTLVLEKTGQPNQLDMLFVGDTGFGENYQADLEARGRGNVLKEKGYGHSLAKMRESLLKSDLVIANLETPLTDLPESPFKKTKQYVHWGDVEKTPRELLAHNIRVVSLANNHTFDYGREGFNQTLDILNQHQIHLFGAGSDYEASAKPFIAQARVGGKPFRFAVFGAFETRPDYRRKYRTYATATEGGLCPLGEHKLGDRIARLKAADPGVFVIAFLHWGQNYAWKSQRQTRQADRLAEAGADLILGHGGHMLQEVEERGGCWIIYSLGNFVFNSPGRYQKVKAPPYGLVARLMVKAEGEGVRPRLRLYPTLSDNRRTGYQPRFVSRRRFQEVVALLQEKSPDPDRFAKGVTQGRDKTGSYLEILLNYFPAG, encoded by the coding sequence GTGCTACCCCTGATCATTGTTTCCGGGTTGCGAAATCGCCGACGCACGGCCAACGCCCTGGCGCATCTGTTGACCCTGGCTGGAGAGCGGGTGGGGTTGACTACCAGTGGCGGCACCTTTGTATCCGGGTGTGAGGGGGCTCCTCCCCAGGATATATCAGAGGGTTTGGTGCGGCTTGTTGGGGATCGATCGGTGAGTGTGGTTGTTGGGGAAGCGCGCCCCAGGGAGGTGTCGAAAGGGGGGCTTGGTCGGGATACCTGTACCGTAGCGGCCATCCTCGGGGCTGTGGGGGAGGACGCTTCAGGAAGCCGGAAAAAATCCAGCTCCAACGACGCTCTACAGCGCATTATGCAAACGGCCAGCAAGGGGGTGGTGATCAATGGCGACGACCCCAACGTTTTGGCCCTCACCAAAGATTATCCAGCCCAACGCCTCTGCCTCTTTTCTGCGGACTCAGAAAACCAGCACATGCAGCGCCACAGAGACAAGGGCCATCCCACCGTTATCCTGGCCTCCCATGAGGGGCGACCTGCGCTGATTCATTGGGATAAAGGGCGACCCCTCTTTGCCATCGTTGTCGGTCACCTCAATCAGGGGAAGGGGTTGCTGCCACGCATGGCTCTGCACGCCTCGGCCCTGGCTTGGATGCTGGGAATGCCACCAGAAAAAATCATCCTGGGTATTCGCACTCTCACCAGGGAGCTGTTGGCGCGCCCTTTGGCTATTGAAATGATTCGGGGGTTTGCCTTTCGCGGTGTGGTGGCCCAGGTGGGGGATCCTTCTGGGATCAAGCCGGTTTTAACCCTTTCCCAAAAGCTTTCAGGCAAGGCAGCGAGGCTCAATGCATTGTTGACTGAAAAAGGGAAGGTGGAGGGGGAGAGTCGTAGTGTGTGGGATGGGGTGGAGAAGCAGGCCAGCCGATACATCTGTGTGGGGGAGGCGGGGGTGGGTTGGCTGTTGCAGGAGGGGGTTTCCCGGGAGCGTATCTGCCAGGCTGCGGATTCGAATCAAGCTCTGGAGTTGGCCCTCCTGAATACCCGTCCCGGGGAGTGGCTGACGCTGTTATGTGATGACCTCTCAAAAGTGGTGGGATGGATTGATCTTTATCGGCAACAGCGGGGCAAGGGGGCATCCAAGCCATCCGCACCACTGATTTCAGATGCGAAGGAGGGTGATCAGGGGTCGACCGCCAAGACATTGGAGAAAAAGGCTGCCCCGAAGAAAACCGCCATTCCGGAGAAAAAAAATCTGCCGAAGAAAGAGGCGGCTCGGAAGCAGGTCTCCTTATCTCCGAACGGTTCGGTGTCCGATAAAAAAAGAGCAGGTAGCGGGGGGATAAAGAGACGAAAAAGAAAAAAAACCCTCTGGACCGGGGCGGAAATTGCCCGGGCGGTGAATGGGCGCTGGATCTCCAAGAATGGCGATGACCTGGAAGTAAAAGGCTTTTCCCATGTGGAATATTATAAATTTTTGGATTTTGGTCCCGGGGAAGGGGATGAACATGTGGGCAATTTGATGTTCACCACCAACCCCAAATGGAGCCGGACGTGGGATCGCAAATGGGATGGCCTCAAAAAATGGCCTTCGCTAAGTCGGCAGGTTTCCCAGTTTTTCAAGGATGGAGCCGCCATGGCGGTGGTGCACAAGATTCCCAGGGAGCTGCCCAAAGATAAACCGCTGCTGCTGGTGGATGACAGCCGTCAGGCCCTGGATGATCTCACCCGTGCCGCCCGGGAGCGGTTTCAGGGCCGGGTGATCGCCATCACCGGCAGTGTCGGCAAAACCACCACCATCGAAACCTTGAAGCACATCTTGAGAAAGCAGGGCCGGACCGGCTCCACCATTCAAAACCGCAACCATGCCCGGGGGATTGCCGGAACCCTCATCCTCACCCCGCCGGATTTGGATTATGGGGTGTTTGAAATTGCCGTTTCCGCAGCGGACAAGAGCCATTTTGTCCGCCCCCATGTGGTCATCATCACCGAAATTCAGCGGGGCCATATGGTCTACTTCCATACCCTGGAAGGGGTCGCGGATAAGAAGGGGGAGGTGATCGATGGTTTGGAGCCGGGTGGAACAGCCATCCTCAACCGGGATATGCAGCTCTTTTCCCGATTGAAAAACAGAGCGGAGCAGCGGGAGGATCTGCGTGTTGTCACCTATGGTCGCCATCGGGAAGCGGACGTGCGCCTGGTGGAGAGCACCCTGGCAGCCACTGGCAGTCGGGTAGAAGCGACGGTTTTTGGCAAGCCGGTTACCTACGATCTTTCTCTCGCCGGGGAACATATGATCGCCAACAGCCTGGCGGTGTTGGCTGCGGTGGAAGCAGCTGGCGGTGATTGGCGGCAGGCGGCTCGGGATATGGCTTCTCTTGGCAACATGCCCAAGCGTATGGAGCGCCTCACTCTGCCATTCAAGGGCGGGCAGATTCATTTGATCGACGACACCTATAACGCCAATCCAGGCTCCCTGAAGGCGGCTCTCAAGGTGCTGGCCATGCAGCAGCCCCAGGGGCAGGGGGGGCGTATCGCGGTGTTGGGGGCCTTTCGGGAGATGGGTCGCAAATCAGCCCAGCTGCATGCTGAATGTGCCGATGAGGTGATCGCAGCCGGGGTGGCGCGGCTCTTCACCACGGGAGAGGATATGGCCTATCTGCGGGAGAGGGTTCCCGTTGGGCAGCAGGGCTTTCATGGGGAGGATCCGGAGCGTTTTACGGCGGCGGTTTTGCAGGAACTTCGAGCTGACGATATCGTGCTGGTCAAAGGCTCCTTCCACCTGCCCCCCATTGATCGATTGGTGAAGGCGTTGAAAGAGCCGGGCGGGGTTGTGAAGGTCAAATCCTCCCGGGCAAGCCCCCAGCCAGAGATTCCAGCTCCTTCCGATCAAGCTCCTGTCGAAGCCGAAGCCATCAAGAGAGCCGCACTTCCCGTTGTCGATACAACGCCCACCCTGGTGCTTGAAAAAACCGGACAGCCTAACCAATTGGATATGCTCTTTGTGGGGGATACCGGCTTTGGAGAAAACTATCAGGCGGACCTGGAGGCTCGGGGGAGGGGGAATGTGCTCAAGGAGAAGGGCTATGGACACTCTTTGGCCAAGATGCGGGAGAGTCTGCTTAAAAGCGATTTGGTGATCGCCAATCTGGAAACCCCCCTGACCGATTTGCCGGAGTCCCCTTTCAAAAAAACCAAGCAGTATGTCCACTGGGGGGATGTGGAAAAAACCCCTCGGGAACTGCTGGCCCACAACATTCGGGTGGTGAGCTTGGCCAACAATCACACCTTCGACTATGGCCGCGAGGGTTTCAACCAGACTCTGGACATTTTAAACCAACACCAGATCCATCTCTTTGGTGCAGGTTCCGATTATGAAGCCTCTGCCAAGCCCTTTATCGCCCAAGCTCGGGTAGGGGGAAAACCTTTTCGGTTTGCGGTGTTCGGGGCTTTTGAAACCCGGCCCGATTATCGACGCAAATATCGCACCTATGCGACGGCTACCGAGGGGGGGCTTTGTCCTCTTGGGGAACACAAGCTGGGTGATCGGATTGCCCGGCTCAAAGCCGCCGATCCCGGGGTGTTCGTTATCGCCTTTCTCCACTGGGGGCAAAACTATGCCTGGAAGTCCCAGCGTCAAACCCGCCAGGCGGACCGGTTGGCAGAGGCGGGGGCGGATCTCATCCTGGGCCACGGCGGGCATATGTTGCAGGAGGTGGAGGAGCGGGGAGGGTGCTGGATTATCTATAGCCTGGGTAACTTTGTATTCAACTCCCCGGGCCGCTACCAAAAGGTCAAAGCCCCCCCCTATGGCCTGGTGGCGCGCCTGATGGTCAAGGCCGAGGGGGAGGGGGTGCGGCCACGCTTGCGCCTCTACCCCACCTTGAGCGACAACCGGCGCACCGGCTATCAACCCCGCTTTGTCAGCCGTCGTCGATTTCAAGAGGTGGTCGCACTCCTTCAGGAAAAAAGCCCCGATCCCGATCGGTTTGCCAAGGGGGTTACCCAGGGGCGGGACAAAACCGGCTCCTACCTGGAAATTTTGCTCAATTATTTTCCGGCAGGCTGA